From Zonotrichia leucophrys gambelii isolate GWCS_2022_RI unplaced genomic scaffold, RI_Zleu_2.0 Scaffold_135_121723, whole genome shotgun sequence, one genomic window encodes:
- the MDC1 gene encoding mediator of DNA damage checkpoint protein 1: protein MPKVSQNPSEAPDVAAETPNPDVLWARNGHRTLQVDSDTDVEEEGPSPDAGPQKWLKMTQNVPETPDVRLKTPNPDVPWLKSGRGTLLVESDTDVEQEEADPEVEPPERLKITQNVPETPDVAGKTPNPDVAGPKIRHRMELVDSDTDVDEDPDVQPQKRLKVTQNVPGIPDVEVETPSPAVRAPKIGHWVILMDSDTDVEEEENPDVQPQKQLRMPQNVSETPDVAAKRLNPDVSGPKLCSQMLLVDSDTDVEDEVNPDVQPPKRLKVAQNVHRNPDVEVATPNPAVESPRIGLQTLVEDSDTDVEDDPDVQPPKRLRRTQHLPKAPAVRRGMQNPDVPAPTIRSQMLLVDSDTDVEEDPDVQPLKQLRATQNVPETPDVAAKPPNPDVSGPEIRCQAFLVDSDTDVEEEEEVSPDAETLKKLGMTQNVLESPDVVAQTPSPDVGMTQNGYRALLVDSDTDVEEDEVNPDVRHSKIWKIPQNVPQTPDVPPQPPNPAVKRSRRGHGALLDDSDTDVDEEAKPDVGSLKRLKPAPNVPETPDVRLKNPDVGRLQETQTVAETPDAEGEEEGWDPDVATQLFLPPNPDVGEAEADPDVGSPERLKMTQKPPEIPDVEEEEESNPSVATQLFLPSPDVASPKRPKMTQNPPKIPDVEEETPDPDEGEEQESDPDVATQLFLPSPDVGSPEGPKTAPKDPKVPDVEGLPSLDPDVATQLFLPPHPGVEDSLNPDVLGPKQSKMASNDPKIPAVRVETPDPDVEGEEDLDVATQLFLPPDPDVQGEGPSEPGAGSPNPPKSALNLPDIPDVDMERPNPDVGESLRGHRTLLGDADPDVGKVGPNPDVAASKRPQTAPEVPEIPDVEVDTPSPDVDGPGSPGLNPDVATQLFLPPAPDVEPLERPERAPDQPQVPDVEEAAPNPDVEGPPSPAQEEAEAPPTPQVRRSRRLALSGGGGASRGPAPTKNGHAQGSKPRPSHKPRPQRGQDQSAAVLEEATPSVPIKGNGRGSVAAPPPEEEEPTEGAKHRLRPRAAPGSAQIRVLFTGLVASPALRVALGTLGGTEATSVHDCSHLVTDGIRRTLKFLCALGRGVPIVTPQWLLESSHGGRPLSPGPFLPRDPSCERRFGFRLRPALARARERPLLQGYQVHVTPSVQPCPEDMRDIVTCCGGTFLPQLPQEYAPRVLVISCPQDRWLWPPAVAARLPLLSAELLLSGVLQQRLELAPFLLSPWQPPEHTPEPPQNTPNPTQNQKNPTENPPNPIQNSPEPTQNTSNSTQSSPEPTRNQKNPAQKPPNPTQTQKNPPQKPTQKTPNPAQKRKNPPRKTSNPPPKTPDPTPKTPNPPQNQKNPPQKTPNRPQKRPNPTQNPPIPPQSRSRPHSGGSTPPPSPPRTRSGRRPPQITPRKPPNSGTPQKTPNPPKKTPNPPQKAPKRPRGHSEGPNPDFGVPDPPQEPPRTRSRQGPPQNPPRDPPNSGTSKKPPNPPPKTPNPPQKTPKQPRGPPAGPNPNSGVPNPPLEPPRTRSGCRPPPNAGNAQKTPNRPQKAPNPTPKRTRGPPEGPAPNFGVPEPPPSPPRTRSRRGAPIK from the exons ATGCCCAAAGTatcccaaaacccctcagaggCTCCAGATGTGGCagcagaaaccccaaatccagatGTGCTATGGGCCAGAAATGGGCACCGGACGCTGCAGGTGGACAGTGACACAGATGTGGAGGAGGAGGGGCCAAGCCCAGATGCTGGGCCACAGAAATGGCTTAAAATGACCCAAAATGTGCCTGAAACTCCAGATGTGAggctaaaaaccccaaatccagatGTTCCATGGCTTAAAAGTGGGCGTGGCACGCTGCTGGTGGAGAGCGACACAGatgtggagcaggaggaggctgatCCAGAAGTGGAGCCCCCAGAACGGCTGAAAATTACCCAGAACGTCCCGGAAACTCCAGATGTTGCAGGAAAGACCCCAAATCCAGATGTTGCAGGCCCAAAAATACGACACAGGATGGAGCTGGTGGACAGTGACACAGATGTGGACGAGGATCCAGATGTGCAGCCCCAGAAAAGGCTTAAAGTGACCCAAAACGTGCCTGGAATTCCAGATGTGGAGGTGGAAACCCCAAGTCCAGCTGTGAGGGCGCCCAAAATTGGACACTGGGTAATCCTGATGGACAGCGACACAgatgtggaggaggaggagaatccAGATGTGCAGCCCCAAAAACAACTCAGAATGCCCCAAAATGTGTCCGAAACTCCAGATGTGGCAGCAAAACGCCTGAATCCAGATGTTTCGGGCCCAAAACTCTGTTCTCAGATGCTGCTGGTGGACAGTGATACAGATGTGGAAGACGAAGTGAATCCAGATGTGCAGCCCCCTAAAAGGCTCAAAGTGGCCCAAAACGTGCACAGAAATCCAGATGTGGAGGTGGcgaccccaaatccagctgtggAGAGCCCCAGAATTGGCCTCCAGACACTGGTGGAGGACAGCGACACAGATGTGGAGGACGATCCAGATGTGCAGCCCCCAAAAAGGCTCAGAAGGACTCAGCACTTGCCCAAAGCTCCAGCTGTGCGACGGGGGATGCAAAATCCAGATGTTCCAGCCCCCACAATCAGGAGCCAGATGCTGCTGGTGGACAGCGACACAGATGTGGAGGAGGATCCAGATGTGCAGCCCCTGAAACAGCTCAGAGCGACCCAAAACGTCCCTGAAACGCCAGATGTGGCTGCGAAGCCCCCAAATCCAGATGTTTCAGGCCCTGAAATCAGGTGCCAGGCATTCCTGGTGGACAGTGACACAgatgtggaggaggaggaggaggtgagtcCAGATGCTGAGACCCTCAAAAAGCTTGGAATGACCCAAAATGTGCTTGAAAGTCCAGATGTGGTGGCACAGACCCCAAGCCCAGATGTTGGAATGACCCAAAATGGGTATCGGGCACTGCTGGTGGACAGTGACACAGATGTGGAGGAGGATGAGGTGAATCCAGATGTTCGTCAttcaaaaatatggaaaattcctcaaaatgtGCCCCAGACTCCAGAtgtgcccccacagcccccaaatccagctgtgaAGAGGTCACGGAGGGGTCATGGGGCGCTGCTGGATGACAGCGACACAGATGTGGACGAGGAGGCAAAGCCAGATGTTGGATCCTTAAAAAGATTGAAACCAGCCCCAAACGTGCCTGAAACTCCAGATGTGAGGCTGAAAAATCCAGATGTTGGGAGGCTCCAAGAGACCCAAACTGTGGCCGAGACGCCAGATgcggagggagaggaggaagggtgGGATCCAGATGTGGCCACCCAGCTGTTCCTGCCCCCAAATCCAGATGTGGGGGAGGCCGAGGCGGACCCAGATGTTGGGAGCCCAGAACGACTCAAAATGACCCAGAAGCCCCCGGAAATTCCAGatgtggaggaggaagaggagtcAAATCCAAGTGTGGCCACCCAGCTGTTCCTGCCCTCCCCTGATGTCGCGAGCCCAAAACGACCCAAAATGACCCAGAaccctcccaaaattccagatgTGGAGGAGGAAACCCCAGATCCAGATGAGGGGGAAGAACAGGAGTCAGATCCAGATGTGGCCACCCAGCTGTTCCTGCCTTCTCCAGATGTTGGGAGCCCAGAAGGccccaaaacggccccaaaGGACCCCAAAGTTCCAGATGTAGAGGGGCTGCCCTCTCTGGATCCAGATGTGGCCACACAGCTGTTCCTGCCCCCGCATCCAGGTGTGGAGGACAGCCTAAATCCAGATGTTCTGGGTCCAAAACAATCCAAAATGGCCTCAAATGACCCCAAGATTCCCGCTGTGAGGGTGGAGACCCCAGATCCAGAtgtggagggggaggaggactTGGATGTGGCCACCCAGCTGTTCCTGCCCCCTGATCCAGATGTGCAGGGGGAAGGACCCTCAGAACCAGGTGCTGggtccccaaacccacccaaaagtGCCCTAAACCTGCCCGACATTCCAGATGTGGACATGGAGAGACCAAATCCAGATGTGGGGGAGTCACTGAGGGGCCACAGGACATTGCTGGGGGATGCTGATCCAGATGTGGGGAAGGTGGGCCCAAATCCAGATGTGGCAGCCTCAAAAAGACCCCAAACGGCCCCGGAAGTCCCTGAAATTCCAGATGTGGAGGTGGACACCCCAAGTCCAGATGTGGACGGGCCGGGGAGCCCTGGCCTGAATCCAGATGTGGCCACCCAGCTGTTCCTGCCCCCTGCCCCAGATGTGGAACCCCTGGAAAGACCCGAAAGGGCCCCGGACCAGCCCCAGGTTCCAGATGTGGAGGAGGCGGCCCCAAATCCAGATGTGGAGGGTCCCCCAAGCCCCGcccaggaggaagcagaagcTCCGCCCACCCcacag gtGCGGCGCAGTCGGCGATTGGCCCTGAGTGGAGGGGGCGGAGCCTCGCGTGGCCCCGCCCCTACCAAGAACGGGCATGCTCAAGGCTCCAAGCCACGCCCCTCACACAAGCCACGCCCCCAGAGGGGGCAGGACCAATCAGCGGCAGTGCTTGAAGAGGCCACACCATCAGTGCCCATAAAAGGAAATGGGCGGGGCTCAGTGGCAGCCCCGcccccagaggaggaggagccaaCAGAGGGTGCCAAGCACAGGCTCCGCCCCCGGGCAGCACCAGGCTCCGCCCAGATCCGG gtgctgttCACAGGCCTGGTGGCCTCCCCGGCACTGCGGGTGGCCCTGGGGACGCTGGGTGGCACCGAGGCCACGTCCGTGCACGACTGCAGCCACCTGGTGACCGATGGCATCCGCCGGACACTGAAGttcctgtgtgccctgggcaggggcgtccccattgtcacccccCAGTGGCTGCTCGAG agTTCCCACGGTGGCCGCCCGCTGTCCCCAGGTCCCTTCCTGCCCCGGGACCCCTCCTGTGAGCGGCGCTTCGGCTTCCGCCTGCGCCCGGCGCTGGCCCGGGCCCGAGAGCggcccctgctgcag ggctaCCAGGTGCACGTCACCCCCAGTGTCCAGCCGTGCCCCGAGGACATGCGGGACATTGTCACCTGCTGTGGTGGCAccttcctgccacagctgccccagGAATACgcg CCCCGTGTCCTGGTGATCTCGTGTCCCCAGGACCGCTGGCTGTGGCCCCCGGCCGTGGCCGCGCGGCTCCCGCTGCTCTCGGCCGAGCTGCTGCTCTCGGGGGTGCTGCAGCAGCGCCTGGAGCTGGCGCCGTTCCTGctgagcccctggcagccccccGAGCAcacccctgagcccccccaaaacaccccaaatcccacccaaaaccaaaaaaatcccaccgaaaaccccccaaatcccatccagaaTAGCCCGGAGCCCACCCAAAATACATCAAATTCCACCCAGAGCAGCCCGGAGCCCACCcgaaaccaaaaaaatcccgcccaaaagcccccaaatcccacccaaacccaaaaaaatcccccccaaaaacccacccaaaaaaccccaaatcccgcCCAGAAACGGAAAAATCCCCCCCGAAAAACCTCAAAtcctcccccaaaaaccccagatcccaccccaaaaaccccaaatcccccccaaaaccaaaagaatcctccccaaaaaaccccaaatcgcCCCCAGAAAcgcccaaatcccacccaaaatcccccaatcccaccccaaagccGGTCCCGGCCCCATTCGGGGGGCTCCACCCctcccccgagcccccccaggacCCGGAGTGGGCGGAGACCCCCCCAAATTACCCCCCgaaaacccccaaattcagggactccccaaaaaaccccaaatccacccaaaaaaaccccaaatccaccccaaaaagcccccaaacgGCCACGGGGTCACTCAGAGGGTCCCAACCccgattttggggtcccagacCCCCCACAGGAGCCCCCCAGGACCCGGAGCCGtcagggacccccccaaaatccccctcgggaccccccaaattcagggacatccaaaaaacccccaaatccacccccaaaaaccccaaacccgccccaaaaaacccccaaacagcCCCGGGGTCCCCCTGCGGGTCCCAACCCCAATTCTGGGGTCCCAAATCCGCCCCTGGAGCCCCCCCGGACCCGGAGCGGGTGCAGACCCCCCCCAAATGCAGGGAAcgcccaaaaaaccccaaaccggccccaaaaagccccaaatcccaccccaaaacgCACCCGGGGTCCCCCCGAGGGTCCCgcccccaattttggggtccccgagccccccccgagccccccccggACCCGGAGCCGCCGGGGGGCCCCAATAAAGTGA
- the LOC135460957 gene encoding tubulin beta chain: protein MREIVHIQAGQCGNQIGAKFWEVISDEHGIDPTGTYHGDSDLQLDRISVYYNEATGGKYVPRAILVDLEPGTMDSVRSGPFGQIFRPDNFVFGQSGAGNNWAKGHYTEGAELVDSVLDVVRKEAESCDCLQGFQLTHSLGGGTGSGMGTLLISKIREEYPDRIMNTFSVVPSPKVSDTVVEPYNATLSVHQLVENTDETYCIDNEALYDICFRTLKLTTPTYGDLNHLVSATMSGVTTCLRFPGQLNADLRKLAVNMVPFPRLHFFMPGFAPLTSRGSQQYRALTVPELTQQVFDAKNMMAACDPRHGRYLTVAAVFRGRMSMKEVDEQMLNVQNKNSSYFVEWIPNNVKTAVCDIPPRGLKMAVTFIGNSTAIQELFKRISEQFTAMFRRKAFLHWYTGEGMDEMEFTEAESNMNDLVSEYQQYQDATAEEEEDFGEEAEEEA from the exons ATGAGGGAGATCGTCCACATCCAGGCGGGCCAATGCGGCAACCAGATCGGCGCCAAG TTCTGGGAGGTGATCAGTGACGAGCACGGCATCGACCCCACGGGCACCTACCATGGGGACAGCGACCTGCAGCTGGACCGCATCAGCGTCTACTACAACGAGGCCACag ggggTAAATACGTGCCCAGGGCCATCCTGGTGGATCTGGAGCCCGGCACGATGGACTCGGTGCGCTCCGGCCCCTTCGGGCAGATCTTCCGGCCTGACAACTTCGTGTTCG GCCAAAGCGGTGCTGGCAACAACTGGGCCAAGGGCCACTACACGGAGGGCGCCGAGCTGGTGGACTCGGTGCTGGACGTGGTGCGCAAGGAGGCCGAGAGCTGCGActgcctgcagggcttccaGCTGACGCACTCGCTGGGCGGCGGCACCGGCTCGGGCATGGGCACGCTGCTCATCTCCAAGATCCGCGAGGAGTACCCCGACCGCATCATGAACACCTTCAGCGTGGTGCCGTCGCCCAAGGTGTCGGACACGGTGGTGGAGCCCTACAACGCCACGCTGTCGGTGCACCAGCTGGTGGAGAACACGGACGAGACGTACTGCATCGACAACGAGGCGCTCTACGACATCTGCTTCCGCACGCTCAAGCTGACCACGCCCACCTACGGCGACCTCAACCACCTGGTGTCGGCCACCATGAGCGGCGTCACCACCTGCCTGCGCTTCCCCGGGCAGCTCAACGCCGACCTGCGCAAGCTGGCCGTCAACATGGTGCCCTTCCCGCGGCTGCACTTCTTCATGCCCGGCTTCGCGCCGCTGACCTCGCGGGGCAGCCAGCAGTACCGCGCCCTCACCGTGCCCGAGCTCACCCAGCAGGTGTTCGACGCCAAGAACATGATGGCCGCCTGCGACCCGCGGCACGGCCGCTACCTCACCGTGGCCGCCGTCTTCCGCGGGCGCATGTCCATGAAGGAGGTGGACGAGCAGATGCTGAACGTGCAGAACAAGAACAGCTCCTACTTCGTGGAGTGGATCCCCAACAACGTGAAGACGGCCGTGTGCGACATCCCCCCGCGCGGCCTCAAGATGGCCGTCACCTTCATCGGCAACAGCACGGCCATCCAGGAGCTCTTCAAGCGCATCTCGGAGCAGTTCACGGCCATGTTCCGGCGCAAGGCCTTCCTGCACTGGTACACGGGCGAGGGCATGGACGAGATGGAGTTCACCGAGGCCGAGAGCAACATGAACGACCTCGTGTCCGAGTACCAGCAGTACCAGGACGCCAcggccgaggaggaggaggatttcGGCGAGGAGGCCGAAGAGGAGGCCTGA